The nucleotide window TTCAAGTAACCCACGCATTCATCTAACTGCAATTAAAAAGAATAACCCGGATCATCCACCCATGTTTTGCATGTTACTTAGAAAACATTTAGCAGGTGGAAAGCTATTAGACATAAGGCAGGTTGAATTTGACCGAATCATTGAAATGACCATTGAGAATAAAAATGAAATGGGCGATTTGTGTAAGAAGCGTCTTATCATTGAGATCATGGGTAAGCATAGTAATATCATCTTAGTAGATGATGAAAATAATGTTATTGATAGTATCAAACACATTACACCAGATATAAGCTCTGTTCGAGTAATTTTACCTGGGGTATTGTATACTTTACCACCTCAAAATAAGCTAAACCCAATGGAAGTAAACAATGAATTTAGGGCTTATGAATACTTAAAGCAAAAAACTTCGGAGCTTCATAAAGGTATTTATCAAACTTTTAATGGCATTAGCCCACAAGTCGCTACTGAAATACTGAGTAGGTCTGGATTAGATGGTTCTATGCATTGCAGCGAGGTAACAGAAATACAATTCCATCAACTTTATAGTACCATCAATGATATTATGGATAACTTACAACGTGGGGAATTTGACTTCAGTGTGTATATGAGCAATAGTAAGATGGTTGATTTTTCATCTATTCCTCTTACTTATTTCTCTGATCATAGTAAAAAAACATTTGATGATTTTTCTACCCTCTTAGAGTATTATTACCGGGAAAAGGATCAATATAATCGTTTAAAGCAAAAGTCTTATGATTTGAGAAAAATGCTTCATAATAATATTGAACGCTGCTATAAAAAGAAAAATCTCCAAGTTAAACAATTAAAAGATACCAAAAATAGAGAGCAATACAAACTCTATGGCGAGCTCATTACTGCCCATATATATGCTATCCAAAAGGGTGATGAACAACTAGAAGCTATGAATTACTATTCGGAAGATACTGAGACTGTTTCCATTCCATTGAATCCTAACTTCACACCTTCTGAAAATGCTCAAGCTTACTATAAGAAATATAATAAAGCTAAAAGAACTGAAGAAGCAACTATTGAACAACTAAAACAAACTGATGAAGAAATTGAGTATTTAGAATCATTAATGACCTCTCTTGAGATTGCTGAGAATGAGCAAGACCTGGTCGATATCCGTAGAGAACTTTATAACGAAGGTTATGGTAAGAAACCCAAAGAAAAAGGAAGAAGACAACAGAAATCCAACCCATTGAAATTTATAACTTCTGAAGGTATCGAGGGCTATGTAGGCAAAAACAATACACAAAATGATCAGTTAACCTTTAAGACTGCAGCAAGTGGGGATCTTTGGTTCCACACTAAGGATATACCAGGTTCTCATGTGATCTTACGCACCAATTTAGGGGAGTATACAGAGCAAAGTATTTTTGAAGCAGCTACTATTGCAGCCTACTATAGTAAAGCTAAAAACTCCAGCACTGTACCCGTTGATTATACTGAAAAGCGGCATGTTAAAAAGCCAAATGGTTCAAAACCCGGCTTCGTGATCTACTTCCAACAGAAGACCTTGTATGTAACCCCGGAAGCAGAAACTGTTAATCAGCTTATTAAGTCTGATATCTGATATAAAAGCACTCTATATGGGTGCTTTTGTTATACATTCTATTCTTTCAGCTCTTAGGTAGCTTATAACCATGGTATTCTCAATTGACAAAAACAAAAACACCTAATGTTTATTGATCTAATAAATACTAGGTGTTTTAATCTTTTCTTATATTAAGATACTTTCATCTCTAATCTTAATCGATCAGCGATAAGAGCGATAAACTCACTATTTGTTGGTTTGCCTTTACCATTGTTAATGGTATAGCCAAATAACTTATCAATGGTATCCACTTTACCTCTTGACCAAGCTACCTCAATAGCATGGCGAATAGCTCTTTCTACACGACTTGGCGTCGTATTGAACTTTTTAGCTATGGATGGATACAATTGCTTAGTGATTGAGTTAAGTATTTCCATATCCTCGATTGCCATCATAATAGCATCTCTTAGGTATTGATACCCTTTTATATGAGCTGGGATACCAATCTCATGAATAATATTGGTAACTTCTGTTTCTAAGTCCTTAATAGGACCTGATGATAATGAACTCTGATGCAATAATGAATTATTATGTGAAACTGATTTTATTATTTTAAACGAGCCATTAAGTTGACGTATTCTTGTGATAAGCGTATCCAACTCAAATGGTTTAGCTATATAATAATCTGCTCCTAGCATAAGAGCTCTTTCAGTTATCTTATCTTGACCAACAGCAGATAACATAATCACAGTTGGGAATTTGTTAACCTTTGTTTCGCTTAATTTTTCTAGGACTCCCAATCCGTCAAGATGAGGCATTATAATATCAAGTATTACAACGTCAGGTTCTTTTTGCTTGATGAGCTCACAAGCTTCTAATCCATTACCAGCTTGTGCAATAACTTCCATGTCTAGTTGATTATTGATGTATTCAGCTAGTATCTCTCTAAATTCTCGATTGTCGTCAGCTAATAGTATACTTATTTTACGATTTTCCAACGTTTTACCCCCTTAAACCTATTACCAGTCGTTTATTTGGTAATGTTATATATTTCCATTATATACCTTTTCCTTCATAAAATCAACATTAATTTTAAATTACTTTCAATTTTCATTAATATGCCAAATGAATCATATTCAATTTTATATTAATTCTCAATTAGCTTTTCCTTTTTAAGCATGTTTTCTATATAAATTCCGTAACCTTTGGATGGATTTTGTACAAACACGTGAGTGACTGCTCCAATGATTTTGCCATTTTGAATGATTGGACTTCCACTCATCCCTTGAA belongs to Vallitalea okinawensis and includes:
- the spo0A gene encoding sporulation transcription factor Spo0A; translation: MENRKISILLADDNREFREILAEYINNQLDMEVIAQAGNGLEACELIKQKEPDVVILDIIMPHLDGLGVLEKLSETKVNKFPTVIMLSAVGQDKITERALMLGADYYIAKPFELDTLITRIRQLNGSFKIIKSVSHNNSLLHQSSLSSGPIKDLETEVTNIIHEIGIPAHIKGYQYLRDAIMMAIEDMEILNSITKQLYPSIAKKFNTTPSRVERAIRHAIEVAWSRGKVDTIDKLFGYTINNGKGKPTNSEFIALIADRLRLEMKVS
- a CDS encoding Rqc2 family fibronectin-binding protein, with product MAFDGLSVYTIAHELNNLLAEARIDKIHQPERDELIMAIRSKSGNKKLLLSCSSSNPRIHLTAIKKNNPDHPPMFCMLLRKHLAGGKLLDIRQVEFDRIIEMTIENKNEMGDLCKKRLIIEIMGKHSNIILVDDENNVIDSIKHITPDISSVRVILPGVLYTLPPQNKLNPMEVNNEFRAYEYLKQKTSELHKGIYQTFNGISPQVATEILSRSGLDGSMHCSEVTEIQFHQLYSTINDIMDNLQRGEFDFSVYMSNSKMVDFSSIPLTYFSDHSKKTFDDFSTLLEYYYREKDQYNRLKQKSYDLRKMLHNNIERCYKKKNLQVKQLKDTKNREQYKLYGELITAHIYAIQKGDEQLEAMNYYSEDTETVSIPLNPNFTPSENAQAYYKKYNKAKRTEEATIEQLKQTDEEIEYLESLMTSLEIAENEQDLVDIRRELYNEGYGKKPKEKGRRQQKSNPLKFITSEGIEGYVGKNNTQNDQLTFKTAASGDLWFHTKDIPGSHVILRTNLGEYTEQSIFEAATIAAYYSKAKNSSTVPVDYTEKRHVKKPNGSKPGFVIYFQQKTLYVTPEAETVNQLIKSDI